In Thunnus thynnus chromosome 4, fThuThy2.1, whole genome shotgun sequence, the DNA window AATATGTTGAACTCTTCACGTGAATGCACAATGACAGAGTGGATAGGGCAAGAAAAGAGATTGAGCCACAGACTTACTGTAACCACAAAAACAATTGCTTACCTCTCTAATGAGACAATAGTATATCAGACTGTAGATTTGTGTGTACCaacatttgtctgttttgctgTAATTTGTTGCAGCAAGCAAAAGAAAGGAATCAAGTCATCTATCGGCCGGTTGTTTGGGAAGAAGGAGAAGGGTCGACTCGACCAAACTATGGGCAGGGATGGACAGCCTTTACCGGCGTTATCAGGTGCATACGGTTGTCCCATACTGATGTAGAGACTGTGTGATTTACAGAGACAAATATTAACACTGTTGTGCTGTATTTCAGACTTTGACATGGGCATCGGTGACACTATGACTCTGGGAAAACTGGGCACGCAGGCCGAGAGGGATCGCAGGatgaagaaaaagtaaaagcatcctctttttgtttcccatTCTTGTTATTGAAATTATTCATCAAgcctttttcttccttctgctGTTGTTTGTAATCCCCTCTTTAGACATGAGCTTCTGGAAGACGCCAGGAAAAGAGGTCTGCCGTTTGCCCAGTGGGATGGTCCTACTGTTGTCTCCTGGCTAGAGGTATCCCACTAATCTACTATCTAACTATACCTGCCAgaaatttctaaaaaaaaaactgcttctgTCTTGCTGTCTTCATGTGATGCTGGTTCTGTATCAAATTTggtgaaataaaatacaagactGACTATTGCAGCCTGATCTGCGTTCCCTTCCCCTTCTATGTGACCTTTTACGGCGACAATGTCGGTAACATTGAATATCTTGATGACTCTCACCAGCTGTGGGTGGGTATGCCGGCGTGGTATGTGGCAGCCTGTCGTGCCAACGTGAAGAGCGGAGCCATCATGTCGGCTCTGTCAGACACAGAGATCCAGAGGGAGATCGGCATCAGCAACCCTCTGCACCGACTCAAACTTCGCTTGGCTATCCAGGAGATGGTCTCCCTCACCAGCCCCTCCGCACCGCTCACCTCCAGAACGgtaaacaacaaatacacattcaTGTAAATGTCCATACAcaaataatagataaataaatgagagaaCAAACCTACGCAAAAAAAATAACTCAGGAATGTGAAGATGAACACATTATCCTACACAAAAATTAACTACACTCAAAACCTCTTCCCTTTTTAGGCTTCACCTTCACCCCACACCCTCGGGTGATGACACCtcactctttgttttttttgttttttttgttcttctgtgTAGGCCACAGTAGAGGCTTGTTTTATGCCTTCAACTGGGTTGACGTGTCCTTTTCTGCTGCCATAAATTGCATGGGGTTCTGTGggaaaacaacacataaatagTGCCATATATAGCGACAAGCTACCTGCCTGAAATACACTCCCTTCCTTGGCGTCGCTCAACAcaatgtttgtctgtgtctgtgtctttgtgtgtgcgGGGGGTtggcatgtgtgaaaatatACACTGGGTGtgattttgtatgtgtgtgtgggtgcttgtgtgtgtgctctcgtCCTCTGAGCAGTCCTCCGGAAATGTGTGGGTGACTCATGAAGAGATGGAGAACCTGGCTTCCTCCACTAAAGCGGTCAGTACCATCTGGGTGCTCcccttccctcctccccccaccaAACAactctcacacactgacactgtgCCCACCACGACACACATATGTCCACTCCCGGAAGACCCTTTTAAATACCCACAACGTCACACActaatgcatttttttgtgcttgtgCTGGGACTTGCATGTGGTTGTCGGGTGTAGCCTGTGATCATGTGATCTGAGCTGATTGATGATGTGTGTCTGAGTCTTTTAGTTGCAAATCGTGTAATTACAGCAGACATATCATTGAAGGTTAACTGCAGAGTAAAAACTCATAGaaaagctttgtgtgtgtgtttgtgtgtttctgaatgtgttgtatgtgtttgtttggttaGCCTGTCTCTCTAACATTGTATATTGTCTCTACCATGCTGCCACTCAGGAGAATGAGGAGGGCAGCTGGGCACAGGTGAGGTTGCTGATCTGCTAACATTTGTCCGCTCACACCCTGAAACTGAACCCAAGCTCTTCACTGACACATAAACACGTGTATTTGAATAAGAGAGAGCTACCTACAGTACTCACCTTCAGTATTTTATTCTGTAACTCAGATGGTGGCAAAAGACATTTGCAGTCATTTTTAGTAATATGGAGCTTTTTACATAGAAATAGAGTAACCGGAATATTCTTACAAGCATAATTTTTCAATGCTTTGAAAACCACAAACTAAATTCCATTCACCACCATTGTATTGAGGTGTCAGCAGAAATTGCAGAGACTTATCTCTTAATTTCAGCAGATATTAAAAATCTATATGATTGGATACAAAAACCTGACTGACATTGGGTTTTTGAAGCCAATATTTGAGAGTTACAATAATCTGACACTaatatatcagctgataattctttcttttatataaacacataGCATTTAAGGATCCCTTGGTCACAATTCATTAAAGAATTGTGATGAAGATATGTACtaaacatttacagttaaaattaaaaaaaaaaaacttgacagtGTTTTGTATCGTTGGTATTTCTTTTCTGCAATCTTTTTTGTTACTTATtggttgacatacagtatatgcagataccaatacagtatatctgctgAGGTAACATCAGTTGGCTTCAAAGATGACAAAGAtgtctttttgtaatttgagtgaactgacTGTTTAAACaagataaatgatgatgatctgTTATTCACTGACAGCATATCCCATGAGTCTTAGCCATTTGCATGCTTTCAAGCCTGAGGAAGTGGTAGTTGTTGTATGCTAACaaaataattgttgttttaGCTTGGTcaaaattatgacattttactGTCCCATACAGTTGTACTAATTTAGCTTAGAATACAGAAAACCCCAGAAacatgtttcagcttttcatatagatacattttgacatgtcatagcaggaaaagcacaggtgctgctaataacattaacaattgGTCCatttaagtgtcccagtaagtcataaaatacatatacaatAGCTGGACCATGGACCTGAAACAACTAAATGGAATGCAGTCatgattaatgttattagttacacatATGCTTTTCCTGCTTACATTGCTAAATGTGTGCTGTAAAAAAGGTAGATTGTACTTTTGGACCCACAGTACAATAAGTTCCAAACACTTGGATTGCTCTGTTTTGgggtgattttatttatttattaatacaaaatgacaaaaaattcatttgttttaccaCTTGAGTGGCAGGCGCCACCGAAAAGATTCATTGAACATCCTACATTCATGTATATAAGTACAAAATTCTGAAACACGCATCACTTTCTATTGTAAACTTCAGTAATGCTGTGTCCTCCTTTCTCTATAGACTTTGGCGTATGGAGACATGAATCATGAGTGGATAGGGAACGAGTGGCTACCCAGCCTTGGTCTGCCTCAGTACCGATCCTACTTCATGGAGTGTCTGGTGGACGCGCGCATGCTGGACCACCTGACCAAGAAGGATCTGAGGAGCCACCTCAAGATGGTGGACAGCTTCCACAGGTCTGCAGCTAGCACGATTAGCTCAGCTGCCGTTTGATCAGCTTCCCCTTTCATCTGCTAACTAGATACATTAGCAATGGAGATGAGAAGGCTAACGGTGCATATGTGCTTGTGCTTTTCTATGTGTGGGTGATTGTTTATttccttatgtgtgtgtgtgttcgtatATTTACGTGTAtttttgcacatgtgtgtgtgtaccagggCTAGTCTGCAGTATGGGATTATGTGCTTGAAGAGGCTCAATTATGACAGGAAAGACCTGGAGCGTCGGAGAGAGGACAGCCAACATGATATGAAAGGTACacttaagacacacacacagagtgacaaaaaaagcaataaagcacacacacacacacacacatacatacgtTCATATGTTCAAACATGTCAACAGTCTCATCAGGCCAGAGTACCACTTATAGGTTTTGCCTGATATTGTCAAACTGGCCTGAGCATGGAGACAGCTGCACCTTTGACTGTCAAAAAGCCAACTGAAGAAAGGCCTACAATCTTATGATCCAAAGCTCCACATACCAAGAatggtccacacacacacacacacacacacacacacacacacacacacacacacagatctagCCAGCCCTTTCGCCCTTTTGACCTTGAGTTCTGCACATGAACTTGATTCAGCTGTCGTGTCAAATCAGAATCCTGccctgtttacacacacacacacacacacacaccgcctgTTCCAACTTAGAAAGCTGGCTGACAGCTGTGCTTTAAATTAACAAAGGGAGTGTGCCAGTGAGTTGACACTATGCGGACATGCACATTATCTCTTTAtctttcgctctctctctctctgtgtttctagATTTCTTGCTCTAAATCAAGTCACTCCTGTTTGGTGGTAATGATGTATGCTGATATGACATTGTGCTACAGCACCATGAATTTGAGCCACTATTCTTTGCTTTAGATGTGTTGGTGTGGACCAATGAACAGGTGATCCACTGGGTCCAGTCCATTGGTCTGAGGGAGTATAGTGGCAACATGTTGGAGAGCGGCGTTCATGGAGCGCTCCTCTCTCTGGATGAGACCTTCGACTACAGCAGCCTAGCACTCATCCTGCAGATCCCTATGCAGAACACACAGGTGCTTATAGAGGAAAAATCATTGTTGGTTCAGCATGCAATGATTGAACTATctgacacacagaaagacaatcAGTTTCATTGCAGAGGACATGTTTTGATCTGATTTTTGAAGGCAGCTTGGTCCATTTTGTGTCATGGAATACTAGCTAAAAACCCTCAATATGCACCGAtaatatttgttgtattttgtatcATAAAATCCCACACATTCACCACTTTTTATCCAGTACTTTAAGCTCACGGCAGGCATTTTGGCCTTTCTGCAGCCAGTCCATCTTCCAACAGTCACACTGTTGGAGGTTTTTATGAGAGCAATTGATTTACTTTTTGTTGGCGCAGTGGTTTGTGTACAGTCAGCATTTCTTTCTACTGTCAGCTACATGGTGCCAACATTTACTTCTGCTTCAGATTCTTTACCAGAAGTGCTATGTTTTTATCACCTTGAATTTGCTTGAAAGAATTCACCACTTATGGGCTTTAGTGCAAATTACTTGAGTTTTCATATTCAAATGTGATTACATGTGTTTTCAGCAGttcaacagaaaacatgaacaagGTGATCAAGGTTACTCCTATTTATCAGAGGAATCACAGACATTTCAAGAGTGATATTTTGCTCACAGCTCCACTTTATCATCTGCTCACAGAGgttgtgtttgctgtttttcaggCACGGCAGGTTCTGGAAAGGGAGTTCAACAACCTGTTAGCCTTGGGGACCGACCGACGACTAGAGGAGGTGACCTCTCAAGCTGCTGCTTTGATCAAATGCAATATTGTTGAAAATGGGGCAGTTGTCTAGCctgacttttctctctgtccccGCAGAGTGGGGATGACAAGTCTTTTCGACGCTCGCCGTCGTGGCGGAAGAGGTTTCGGGCACGTGAGGGAGGGGCAGGGCTGGGGAtgatggcgggctccatggaaacGCTGCCTGCCGGCTTCCGCATGCCCTCCATGTCCATGCCACCTTCTGTGAATTTGATGCCCAAGAAGCAGCTGCAACCTGAAGGTGTGTCACAGTACTAACCAAAGTACTCAGccatatgtatttttctttgtctaTCTATGTGCTTACCATTCTCTCAGCTTGTCTTGACTGACTAACTGCATGCTGTGtgctctctgtcctgctgtgcCCAAAACCTCTCTCTGTCACGCCCTCTCAAGCTCCTCCTCCGGCACCCCCGAGACTCGACCCCTCGGCAGTGAGGACCTATTCATGCTAACTCCTCTCTGCTTACTAACAGGAGCGCTAATGCTAACAGGTAAGCTGACAAAGCATCACCTGAAAGTGCTGAACTTACAGGTTAGTGCACTTTTAACTGGCATTGCCCAGCTGTGTGGTATGAGACAGGAATGTGGCACTAACTTATAGCAGAAATTGACAGCACTTGTACTAGGCTAATGTACTGATATGTGTATTCGGCTGATTTGGGCCTTTTAGCTAGTAAAGTGTGGTGtaaaatgtgtaatgtgaaagttaTCGTTCATAgtgacaaaaccacaaaaaattATCACCCGAGTTTGCAGGAGTCTGATTTGTTCTCAGGAGTTGTTGGAGGccaaaacagagacaaaaggaGTGTGAATATTAAAATCCATCAGGTGGATACAAACACAGCTGCAAATGAATGTcagtgttgctctgtgtttgctggaGGTGTTTACTAACGCATTTGCTATAATGAttttaaatgctgaaaaaatgtcagtgttgtgttttagCTTCTTCCACTGCCAGCTAAAggagctttaaaggtgcagtgtgtaagatttagtggcatctagcggtgaggttgcagattacaaccaactgaatactcctCACCCTTCACTTCCAAGCACGTaagagaacctatggtggccaccaaactcacgaaaaacatgaaaggccctctctagagccagtgtttggtttgtccattctgggcttcTGTAGAAATATGGTGGTGCAACACGGGGGGccccatggaagaggacctgctccctctgtagatataaagggctcattctaaggtaacgaaaacatgattcttattttcaggtgattatacactaattaaaacatacttatgaataatATGTTCCATTTCTACCAAGTCACCAAGtttgctagatgccactaaattctacacactgcacctttaaagaatAACTGTGGCCAGACAAACCCCatgaaaaaccaaaaccaacaatgaattgatcttaTTGTACccaaagtctctctttataTGTGCTGTTTACATACATATGGTTTATTACTTCAtagaaaacacatcagtgagtcacagttACAATGAAAACAGGCACTGCAGCTAATTttgagtccccccccccccccccccatacatATCTACAAGCTGCTTTAACACTCACTACAACACCAAATGTGTATGGGAATAGTTTAATTTGGTATTTATGAGCTTTTGCCAATTTACTGTATGTCTAGGAAGTTATCCAATAATTTAAATATCTGCTTGTCAAGATAAAACAAGCAGACACAAactcactctttctctttctcccaaTCTGACTTTCTTAATCTCTTTTCTGTCCTCCAGTGCATTCTCATTACCTATACGGACACATGCTTGCGGCCTTTTGAGAGTGATATGCCAAATCTGGAGAGGGAGACCTGGGTGCCAGAGGGGGGGTAGgcttcccccgctggccccttTGTTGCCCAGCCTCACCTCTCACCTTTCACCTCTCACCTCTCCTTCGGACTCGTGCAATACAGAGGCCTAACTCTGACCTTTGAACTCCGAGAGTGCTCATTGGCTGCGCTTGCTGCTGTAAAGGAGACTCATCCTGGTCTCTCCCAGTTTACCCTAGTGCTCCCAGTAgccttgttgttgtggtgttgtgcTCCTGCTCCCCTGGTCTCAGCTGTGGGTTCTTGTCCTGGTTCTAATAGTCTCAACATGGCCAAGTCCAAACCAATCTTCCTCTGTCATCATGTCCTTGGCAACACACGAGTtggttaggttgtaaaaaaaaaaaaaaaaaaaaagttttaaaggGATGATGACTAGTCGTTGATTTGGAGTTGGGAATGATGAATACTTGTATAAATGGCAGATCCCACTGCACATTGCCCCTCTACCGGTTATGCAAGGTATTACTCATTTATCGTCTCTGTACATAAAATGGATGACTTATgttttttatagaaatattatatatatattggaaATATATATGGAAAATAATCTAATATCATTGCTGTATGAAACCCAATGCCCTGTATTCGATAgtgactgttctctctctctttctcttcctttctctttctctctgtgacgGACCTTTGTGTGTCTTTTGCTGTATGCTGTAAGTGTGTGAATCGTTAGTGGGAGGGTCTCACTAAGGTGGGGGTGTGTTTCTACAAGGACTCTTCACAGGTTCATGGGTCCAATTTCAAACTTCTCTCTTTGCGTCTTCTCCTGtactttcctttttcctcctcctcctcttcctctttttgacACTATGTAGCTGttacctctcctctctctccgcCTCTCTCGCCTTCTGTATGATACTATGTAGCCTAGAGTAGAGAGAATCCTTTAAtatgaagagtgtgtgtgtgtgtgtttgtgtgcgtgtgtgtgcgagtgAGCGAGTGAATGATATTCTGCTCAAGACTTGTAGAGAATTTGCGTGCGAAAGGCCGACCCCAGCCATGTGACCATGACTTTTCTCTGTGGATGGGTAGTGTGAACATTGTAGCTCCTCTCTGTTGATTCCTGACTTTCTCTCAAATCAAACTGTAAACTGCTGCTCAACATCAGCCAATGACATCCATATGAAACTGCTCCAAGTGACAGACTCGTCTAATCCTGTCACGTCACCTCCCATTTAGTTGCCATGGAGACGTGCCAGTGAGCAGTCAGTACTCTTGGCTGGCCAACTCCTCATCCAATGAGAACACAGCATATGAATCAGTGAAGTGCTGGATGGGTgtacaatctttttttttttattttacagtttttccaAGGTGTCTAAAAGGTGTAATGTGCTATGTGGCAGCTATGAGTACTGTGTCTTTATTCCAGGTGTGAAACAATGCTGACAAATCAAGATTTTATTATTTGGCTATTTAAAAAGTGTACTGTATTTATGACACTATATAGACATAAgtaaagctgttttttaaagattttggGTGTTGTGTTCCTTTTGAAGTCTCGTTTTAGTCAAAGGCAACAACAGACAATGTATTGAAAATGGTCTTTATTGCAAGGATTGGAcagaaaatatcacttttcggAACATctacaaatacacaacaatcTTAGTtataaaagtcaaaaataagttagcaaaaaataaaaaataaaatggcaaAACCACTCTGTAGAAAAAGGGAACGTATTTACATCACTAGCATTTATAACCAGTTTAAATTAAGCAGATCTTGGTCAAAACTGCCATGGTACATATTGGCCCCACAAATAAACTCACGTTTTTTTAAgcattgaaaaacacacacaaaaaagaatgaaagatcAGGGAAAGGTTTCGAAAAGAGGAAAACTTAAATTAAGTAAGGAGAAAAAACAGGCTTTGTCATTCCTCTGTGGCTCTATTAGACTGGACGTGAGCCTAGCAGAGATCCACACTAGTAACTAGGTGTTGGGTTCATGCAGCAAAGTCCTTGAATCTCTAGTTAGACTAACCTCCTGTGGCTCTGACAGACAGGTCTGGACTGCAGGATAAGGCAGGGAATAAAGGGAATAAGGCCTCATTGTTAAGAGGAGGAATTACATTTGGCTAGCAGAGCCTTAGATTAGCAGAGCTACAATTCtgataaatcacaaatttgaaATTTAGCATGagccaaaacacaaaacacagatcaTTTGAGctgaaaaataagtaaaatttGAATTTTGGATTAGTTAAAAGTCTGCTTTTCCAATTGtcattttgctttgtgtttgtgtgcacctATGGGTCCGCTGTGTGGAGCGTCTATTTGGGAATGTCCACAGGAAAGGCCACAGCTCCGTCTGCTGCAGTAATGCTGTCCACGATGGAGGTCAGGGCTTGCATGTTGCCCTGCTCTGGAGAGTCGGCAGCACTCAGGAGATCTGCAGAGAGACCCAGTCACATATTCATTATCTGAGAGAAGGCGCGCTGAGCTGCTGGTGCTGTGTAATGAGACTGTGTGTGAACTGTACTCACCCTCACTGCTGTAGCTCTGCGTGCACTGCTCGGGAGTGCTGCTCCACTCTGGGCTGCTGCAGCAGGTGCTGCCCGAACTGGGCTCGCTTGACGACGACACCTGTTACCATggagatgcacacacagaagTTGCTGTCACTCACTCGGTGTTATGACACTGCACACCCCACCCCATACAGAGACACAGTAGTGtaacactacacacacagcaccaATGCATCCTGTGACCCTCAGAGGCAAAAGTACATGATGAAAACTCTGTCAGCAAGAGAAATAAGACTCCatcagaaaatacaaacataaatcaTAAGATTTAAGAGATCTTCTGACATAAAGACCATTTAACAGTAACAATTGGAAAGATTTTGGCAACTGAATAGTTTTTACTATATTTTGGCACCTGTGTCATCAGTTTGTTTCACAGGTCTCCTTGAAACTTCAAACTGGTAAAAGATGTCTATCCTCTGAACACCTTACAACTGAAAActggattataactttaaaaaccTCTGAAAAGAATTGCAAGACACTGACGGGAAATGTACAATCAATCTGTGACTGATTATATGAATGATACGTCAGTTTATCACCCCAGTTGAAACCTCAAAACTTAGCCATGGTAATCAATTCCAAAGCatgttttcacacataaaaGAACATTTGCACCTCTCTTCAACTACTGCAATGTGCATTGTGTCTCTTCCCTGTCTGTTCTTTCTGTTTGACTTCTGGCCctcttttcagtgtttaataTGTGACATTCTGCATCTCGTCATCCCTCCTCTGTCCTACTCACTCTGGGCTGGGCCGGGCCGGGTCGGTAGTGTAGTCCCTGCTGCCCCGTCTCAGTGTCCTGCTGGTTGAGGGAGGACACCAGAGCCTGCAGCCTTTCAATATACTGGATGGCGCTCCGCAAGATCTCCACCTTGGGCAGCCTCTGGTTGGGATTCATCAGGGTGCTCCTCTTCAGAGCATCAAAAGCTTCATTCACCTTCTTCAGGCGCCTCTTCTCCCTCAGTGTGGCCGCTCTCCGACGGTCCATGGTCACTGTCTTCCGTTTGCACAACTTGCAGGCCCACGGCAGGCACTGACCCGGGCAGTGGGGCTCGGAGTGAGGTGACAGGCTGGATGGAGAGGCTTTGTCCTCTGTTCCTGTCACCCCGACTCCGACACCTCCAGACAGACTCCCGCACAGCCCCATCATGGAGTTCCTGTCCTGGTAGCCACCTTGGTCGTACCCCCCGGGCAGGCGAGAGGGGAAGTAGCTGTCCCCTCCTTCATAGAAGCGCTGGTCAGGGAAGAAGTAAGGGTTGGTCTCAAAAAGCTCCATGCTTGGACAACGCAGTGGTCTGAAAGTGAGGGGGTAAAGATCCCTGTTTCCCCTGGAACTGCTCTACTGTATGTGCTCTTCGGTCCTGTGCCTGGAGCGTGTGTGTCGgagtgtacttgtgtgtgtgcctgtcttCGTCCCTGGCCTAAGTTTGTGATGAGTGGAAGACGTGTGGAGAACAACTGGTGTGGAGCAACTGTAGGCTGGCATTTAAACccctctgcctgctgcaggatCACAGGGTTAAATTTAGCACGAGCCCCCAGAAACCTGACACGACGTTTAGCTGTTGCTTCACATCTACACTTCACATCTCTGTTGGGCCCTGCTCTCGAGGGCTTTAGGGcccaattgtgtgtgtgtgtgtgtgtgtgtgtgtgtgtgcatgtgtgtatgcccTTGTGTGTGTCTTAAGAGGCCAGGATATGATCAGGTTGCCGTGGAAATGGGAGAGATAACCTCGGATCAAAGATGCCTGTCTTAATGAGCTAATCCCAGACTTGCGTCTCCCTCCATGACACCATACATGAAGTCCCCCGCcatggaggtggaggagggggccGGGCAGTAGGGACAGTCTGGAGACAGCTGTCACTTCTACTAGGAGCCAATGATATGCAATGACAAGAAGTTGTTTGTCTCCTAGCTCTTTATGGGAAGGAAACGAGGCCAGCGATTGTTGTTTACTCTAAACTAGGTCACAAGTAAATACTTCACCTTTGTTGTGACTGAAGCGATGTCAGGTTCAAAATGATCATCTAGGCCAGTACTAAATATGTAAAAGCGTAGACGACATAACAGCTCATGCCATTGTTGCTGGGTCTTGGTTTTATGTAACCACATTCATATCTGCTGACTTTCCTTCTAAATGATTACACAGTGTGATGCAAGTGACCTTCTGAGCTAAACTAGATTCAATACCAGACAGGCCTGTGCAGGAATGGACAGCACCGAGTTGTCACTGGTCCCTGTTACTCTCAGAAACCAAAGGACAACAATGAGGCGACCTCGTGGGGGAATGGCCTTCGTTGTCCTGACCACTTCCTGCAGGTCGTGGCATTATAGCCTGGCCACCAAGTGTTAATCCTTCCAGGACATGTCTCACCTCATAGCTCACCGGCTAATTCAGACTGGCTTCCGCTAGCATGGACGAACAGCCAAAATACACACTTCTGTCAGCAGAGAAGAGGTATGGAATGACAGGCATAGCCTGAGATGTGTTACATCCCGTGTATCCTATGTCACTTACATAGGTTTATCACAGTAATATGCATATCTGGCAGGAAGTGTTTGATGGTCCTAGGTGCATACCACTGGCAATGACATATCAAGTCCAGCCTGGGACACTTGTCACATGTTGTCTTTGCTATGAAATGCTAGAATCTCACCATATCAAGTCAATAGGTTCATATTTTGTTATAATGAGAAGAAAAATTGATGTAATGGTGTTTCCAGTTCTCTTGAAATTGGTCAGATTACATCATTCTTTTGCactgaaggaggactgtggattttgtcccccatcgcTTTCATTAGAAGCACATTTGGAAACGTTCTCTTAATGGTttgcatgaacaggaggaataactACAGCACTTGAttattgtttaaagacagacatgaaaaattgtgaacatgcCCTTTAATTTGTGCTTTATTACAGGCAGATAATGTGGAAAGACtaacagtatacagtatgttgaaaaacacagaaagttaGACAAGTTAGAGTGAACAAGATGGCCATTTCCCATAAAAAGTTACAACATTATTCAGTTCACTTATATCCAttcttttaattcatatttCTTAGTTTTAGATTATAACCAATCAAGTTTCATTATACTATgatttaaaactaaaattattGGTTGCGTAACTCTTTCGATGGTCAGTGGTGATTGAAATGATATCACTCCTAGTAGTATGAAATGATACAGAGGAGTTCAGATCTGGGGGTGGGTGCCAGGCAGTGGTTGCAGTGGGTGGTGGTCTAGTCCTGGGCTCAGATCCTGGTTTTGGGGTTGAGGCAGAGTGCAGAGTCGTAGCTTGGCGCAGGGCTGCGGTGGGCTGTTAGTCTGTGATGGATAGTCACTGATGGTGGAACGAGTACAAAGACGGCTGTGTTGGACGCGGGGGTACAGTGGGGAGGGGGTCTGCAGTGTGTCAGAGTCACTCATAACCCTCTGTCATCTTAACCCATTGTCAGCAGAACTAGagaaccgtgtgtgtgt includes these proteins:
- the myog gene encoding myogenin, translating into MELFETNPYFFPDQRFYEGGDSYFPSRLPGGYDQGGYQDRNSMMGLCGSLSGGVGVGVTGTEDKASPSSLSPHSEPHCPGQCLPWACKLCKRKTVTMDRRRAATLREKRRLKKVNEAFDALKRSTLMNPNQRLPKVEILRSAIQYIERLQALVSSLNQQDTETGQQGLHYRPGPAQPRVSSSSEPSSGSTCCSSPEWSSTPEQCTQSYSSEDLLSAADSPEQGNMQALTSIVDSITAADGAVAFPVDIPK